In the genome of Apodemus sylvaticus chromosome 2, mApoSyl1.1, whole genome shotgun sequence, one region contains:
- the Kcna6 gene encoding potassium voltage-gated channel subfamily A member 6 → MRSEKSLTLAAPGEVRGPEGEQQDAGEFQEAEGGGGCCSSERLVINISGLRFETQLRTLSLFPDTLLGDPGRRVRFFDPLRNEYFFDRNRPSFDAILYYYQSGGRLRRPVNVPLDIFMEEIRFYQLGEEALAAFREDEGCLPEGGEDEKPLPSQPFQRQVWLLFEYPESSGPARGIAIVSVLVILISIVIFCLETLPQFRADGRGGSNEGSGTRISPASRGSHEEEDEDEDSYAFPGSIPSGGLGTGGTSSFSTLGGSFFTDPFFLVETLCIVWFTFELLVRFSACPSKAAFFRNIMNIIDLVAIFPYFITLGTELVQRHEQQPVSGGSGQNGQQAMSLAILRVIRLVRVFRIFKLSRHSKGLQILGKTLQASMRELGLLIFFLFIGVILFSSAVYFAEADDVDSLFPSIPDAFWWAVVTMTTVGYGDMYPMTVGGKIVGSLCAIAGVLTIALPVPVIVSNFNYFYHRETEQEEQGQYTHVTCGQPTPDLKATDNGLGKPDFAEASRERRPSYLPTPHRAYAEKRMLTEV, encoded by the coding sequence ATGAGATCGGAGAAATCCCTGACGCTGGCGGCGCCGGGGGAGGTCCGTGGGCCGGAGGGGGAGCAACAGGATGCGGGTGAGTTCCAGGAGGCCgagggcggcggcggctgctGTAGTAGTGAAAGGCTGGTGATCAACATCTCCGGGCTGCGCTTCGAGACGCAGCTGCGCACCCTGTCGCTGTTCCCTGACACGCTGCTCGGAGACCCTGGCCGCAGAGTCCGCTTCTTTGACCCCCTGAGGAACGAGTACTTCTTTGACCGCAACCGACCCAGCTTCGACGCTATCCTTTATTACTATCAATCTGGGGGCCGCCTGCGCAGGCCGGTTAACGTGCCCCTGGACATCTTTATGGAAGAGATTCGCTTCTATCAGTTGGGAGAGGAAGCCCTGGCGGCCTTCCGGGAGGATGAGGGTTGCCTGCCTGAAGGTGGCGAGGATGAGAAACCACTCCCCTCCCAGCCTTTCCAGCGACAGGTCTGGCTTCTCTTTGAATATCCGGAGAGTTCCGGGCCCGCCCGAGGCATCGCCATCGTCTCAGTATTGGTCATCCTTATCTCCATCGTCATCTTTTGCCTTGAGACTTTGCCTCAGTTCCGTGCAGATGGGCGCGGTGGAAGCAACGAGGGCAGTGGGACCCGCATATCCCCGGCCTCCAGGGGGAGCCacgaggaagaagatgaggatgaGGATTCCTATGCATTTCCTGGTAGCATTCCTTCTGGGGGGTTGGGGACTGGAGGGACATCTTCCTTTAGTACTCTCGGGGGTTCTTTCTTCACAGACCCGTTCTTCCTGGTGGAAACTTTATGTATCGTCTGGTTCACGTTTGAGCTCCTGGTGCGCTTCTCTGCCTGTCCCAGCAAGGCTGCTTTCTTTCGCAATATCATGAACATCATCGACTTGGTGGCCATTTTCCCCTACTTTATCACCCTGGGCACCGAGCTGGTGCAACGTCACGAGCAGCAGCCTGTGAGTGGTGGCAGTGGCCAGAATGGGCAGCAGGCCATGTCCCTAGCCATCCTCAGGGTGATCCGCCTGGTCCGGGTGTTCCGAATCTTCAAGCTCTCCCGCCACTCCAAGGGGCTGCAGATCCTGGGTAAGACCTTACAGGCATCCATGCGGGAGCTCGGGCtgctcatcttcttcctcttcatcggAGTCATCCTCTTCTCCAGCGCTGTGTACTTCGCAGAGGCCGATGACGTTGACTCGCTCTTCCCTAGCATCCCAGATGCCTTCTGGTGGGCTGTGGTTACAATGACCACGGTAGGTTATGGGGACATGTATCCCATGACGGTAGGGGGCAAGATTGTGGGCTCATTGTGTGCCATTGCTGGGGTCCTCACCATTGCATTACCGGTACCGGTCATTGTCTCCAATTTCAATTACTTCTACCACCGGGAGACGGAGCAGGAGGAGCAAGGCCAGTATACTCACGTCACTTGTGGGCAGCCTACCCCGGACCTGAAGGCAACGGACAATGGGCTTGGCAAACCTGACTTTGCGGAGGCTTCACGGGAACGGCGGCCCAGCTACCTTCCGACTCCACATCGAGCTTATGCGGAGAAAAGGATGCTCACCGAGGTTTGA